In one window of Pirellulales bacterium DNA:
- a CDS encoding CHAT domain-containing protein codes for MRLTCRTSWYAACRCLAVGLCWSLCCPAQPALAQRAQPQLTAAQQARLKEAERLNQQVIKLHEQGKPGEAIAFAKQELAIRKEVYGLRHRTTGTALNNLGYMLFSQADYAAARPYLEQALSVWRDLLGAEHGDVAVALNNLGLLCQAEGDFAAARSNFEQALKINLKAFGEKAKPTATTLNNLGRVLEAQGDLAPARRYLQRALAVREALLGEQHPETATTLNNLGMLLYSQGDSAAALPLLQRSLAARKVVLGAKHPDTAISLNNLGSLYRSQGDLAKARSNYAEALAIWELVYGKQHPMTAAALSNLAGVMHAQGDLDGARRRFEEVLEIQRQIAGPRHPDVAIALTGLALLDWDQANYAAARPRYEQALAIWQTTLGVDHPDTATAHLQLASTDAAEGKWLPAAIHLDAARRGMRRHIARVLPGLSEREQLLFLRGIDASALHVALSLGYHQPDVAEIGEYTASWLLNGKALSQQAIAQRMLLSRASKNPQQAKVVRQLQQVRQQLARLVLTIPSPRDEAAHRQRQSGLEQQEQDLSRRLAQFQRRSAHSDPWVELDQARAALPADAVFIDIARISVRKSRADESNSRWLPERYLAWIVPPAGKGKIRIVDLGRADAVDRAVEVVRVAMTSATGARQQRGAIQSEGELRAEQSYRKQAEDLATLVLKPLLPAIGDVRQWVLSPDSALWLVPWGALPIAEDRYVIEDHPLRFVVSGRDLVAAAAEVDKTNSPVVLADPDYDLNPADVAAATLAVLRRPPTASGQADQISGKSSLPRVSRLPGTAAEAKAIAPRLAIYAAAEPVMYTGKYALEGVFKAVERPQSLVVSTHGYFLADQAITPEYPAAGTTAARSGAAIENPLLRCGLLLAGCNQRGGESATVEDDGALTGMEIVGSDLNGTRLVVLSACETGVGKVQNGEGVAGLRQAFQLAGAQAVVATLWQIPDQPSAQLMSEFFTRLAEGKPAVEALQAAQLTMIESRRKQFGAAHPYFWAAFTLTE; via the coding sequence TTGCGTCTCACTTGTCGCACGAGTTGGTACGCCGCGTGTCGCTGCTTGGCCGTTGGTCTGTGTTGGTCGCTCTGCTGTCCAGCACAACCGGCGCTGGCGCAGCGCGCCCAGCCGCAACTGACGGCCGCGCAGCAGGCGCGACTCAAGGAAGCCGAGCGACTCAATCAGCAGGTCATCAAACTGCATGAGCAAGGCAAGCCCGGTGAGGCGATCGCGTTTGCCAAACAAGAACTTGCCATCCGCAAGGAGGTGTACGGTCTGCGGCATCGCACCACCGGCACGGCTTTGAACAACTTGGGGTACATGCTGTTCAGTCAGGCCGATTATGCCGCGGCGCGTCCCTATTTAGAGCAAGCGTTGTCGGTCTGGCGCGACCTGCTCGGCGCCGAACACGGCGACGTGGCGGTCGCGCTCAACAATTTAGGTTTGCTCTGTCAGGCAGAAGGCGATTTCGCGGCCGCGCGATCGAACTTTGAGCAGGCGCTGAAAATCAATCTCAAGGCGTTTGGCGAAAAGGCCAAACCCACCGCCACGACGTTGAACAATTTAGGACGGGTGCTCGAAGCGCAAGGCGACCTGGCGCCCGCCCGCCGATACCTGCAGCGCGCGCTTGCCGTGCGCGAGGCGCTACTCGGCGAACAGCACCCCGAGACCGCCACCACACTCAACAATCTCGGCATGCTGCTCTACTCGCAAGGAGACTCCGCCGCGGCGTTGCCGCTCTTGCAGCGGTCGCTTGCCGCCCGCAAGGTGGTGCTCGGCGCCAAACATCCAGACACCGCAATTTCGCTGAACAACCTGGGATCGCTGTACAGGAGCCAAGGCGACCTGGCCAAGGCGCGGTCGAACTACGCCGAGGCGCTTGCCATCTGGGAACTGGTTTACGGCAAACAGCATCCGATGACCGCGGCCGCGCTCTCTAACCTCGCAGGGGTGATGCACGCGCAAGGCGACCTCGACGGCGCCCGCCGTCGCTTCGAAGAGGTGTTGGAGATTCAGCGCCAAATCGCTGGACCGCGTCATCCCGATGTCGCCATCGCCCTTACAGGACTCGCGCTGCTCGATTGGGATCAGGCCAACTATGCCGCCGCGCGCCCCCGCTACGAACAAGCGCTCGCCATCTGGCAAACCACGCTGGGTGTCGATCACCCCGACACCGCCACGGCGCATTTGCAATTGGCCAGCACCGACGCCGCCGAGGGCAAATGGCTTCCCGCGGCGATTCATCTCGATGCTGCCCGCCGCGGCATGCGGCGGCATATTGCCCGGGTGCTACCTGGCCTCAGCGAGCGCGAGCAACTACTCTTTTTGCGTGGCATCGATGCCAGCGCCTTGCACGTTGCCTTGTCGCTGGGGTACCACCAGCCAGATGTCGCCGAAATTGGCGAATACACAGCCAGTTGGCTCCTGAATGGCAAGGCGCTGTCGCAGCAAGCCATCGCTCAGCGCATGTTGCTCTCGCGCGCGAGCAAGAACCCGCAACAAGCCAAAGTGGTGCGCCAACTGCAACAGGTGCGGCAACAGTTGGCCAGGTTGGTGCTTACCATACCCAGTCCGCGCGACGAGGCTGCGCATCGCCAGCGGCAGTCCGGCCTCGAACAGCAGGAGCAAGACCTGTCGCGGCGGCTGGCGCAATTTCAACGGCGATCTGCCCACTCCGATCCTTGGGTCGAACTCGATCAGGCGCGCGCCGCGCTTCCCGCCGACGCGGTGTTCATCGACATCGCGCGCATTTCTGTTCGCAAGTCTCGGGCCGATGAATCAAACTCGCGCTGGCTGCCGGAGCGCTATCTGGCATGGATCGTTCCACCAGCAGGTAAAGGCAAGATTCGCATCGTCGACCTGGGCCGCGCCGATGCTGTGGATCGCGCGGTCGAAGTGGTTCGAGTCGCCATGACCTCCGCCACCGGCGCGCGACAGCAGCGCGGCGCGATCCAGTCGGAAGGCGAACTTCGCGCGGAGCAATCGTATCGCAAACAGGCGGAAGATCTGGCAACGCTGGTGCTGAAGCCGCTACTACCCGCCATTGGCGATGTACGACAGTGGGTGTTGAGCCCCGACAGTGCGTTGTGGCTCGTCCCTTGGGGCGCGCTGCCAATCGCCGAGGATCGCTATGTGATTGAAGATCATCCCTTGCGTTTCGTGGTCAGCGGTCGCGATCTCGTGGCGGCCGCTGCCGAAGTGGACAAGACGAACTCGCCCGTCGTGCTGGCCGACCCCGACTACGATCTCAATCCCGCCGACGTCGCCGCCGCCACGCTCGCCGTGCTGCGCCGCCCGCCAACGGCCAGTGGCCAAGCCGATCAAATATCGGGCAAGTCGTCACTGCCGCGCGTATCGCGCCTGCCAGGCACTGCGGCTGAAGCCAAGGCCATTGCTCCGCGTCTGGCGATTTACGCCGCCGCCGAGCCAGTCATGTACACCGGAAAATACGCGCTCGAGGGGGTCTTCAAGGCGGTCGAGCGACCACAGTCGCTGGTGGTCAGCACGCACGGGTATTTTCTGGCGGATCAAGCAATAACGCCCGAGTATCCGGCTGCTGGGACCACCGCCGCGCGCTCTGGCGCTGCGATCGAGAACCCGCTCTTGCGCTGTGGCCTGCTGTTGGCGGGCTGCAATCAACGCGGCGGTGAATCCGCCACTGTCGAGGACGATGGCGCGTTGACAGGCATGGAGATCGTCGGCTCCGATTTGAACGGCACGCGATTGGTGGTGCTCAGCGCCTGTGAGACTGGAGTCGGAAAAGTTCAAAATGGCGAGGGGGTCGCAGGCCTCCGGCAGGCGTTTCAACTTGCCGGCGCGCAAGCGGTGGTCGCCACCTTGTGGCAGATCCCCGATCAACCGTCGGCACAATTGATGAGCGAGTTTTTCACGCGGCTCGCGGAAGGCAAGCCGGCGGTCGAGGCGCTGCAAGCGGCGCAGCTCACCATGATCGAAAGCCGGCGCAAGCAATTCGGCGCGGCGCATCCCTATTTTTGGGCAGCCTTCACTCTGACAGAATGA